A window of Xenopus laevis strain J_2021 chromosome 1L, Xenopus_laevis_v10.1, whole genome shotgun sequence genomic DNA:
gcttcctgcagAGGTTGTGAAAACACTTGTCTGTCTTCTGCTCACACTGCATGCAAGCCTTGTAGGGGCCTAGCTTTCATTTAGTGGCAACAGATTCCGAGCAGATAATTTGAAACTAGTGAACTTGGCAGCATGCATTATTGCTCACTGTTTTTAACTTTCACCAGGTATTCAAGGCTTTGCAACTGAGTGTTCATCATAATACCCTGTGTGACTGCAAATATATAGAGTTCTTGAGTTTTTGTCTGTTCATGCCATAGTTTATGCTATCTGCTTTATCATGTTTTATTGTGTATAGAAAAATATTCTTACTCTCCCTTTTTGATTCAGGTATCCTAGAACAATATATGGCTGTTTGAAAAACTAGATAAACCCTGTGCAATGCATTTATCACCATATTCCAGCATTACACCTTCATAAAGCCCAttttaaatgctaaaatattgcattctagTTGCTGTTTTactttctatgtaaaaaaaatcatatgaaaataaaattgacAGCCAGCTGGAAACAcaagatttaatttatttttgcagatgaataGCGGAATAATTAACTACAGCACACAATTTCTAATGATATTTTGAGCAGATTTGTGTTATATAGGCTGGATTTAAACTTGCTTGCATGACTAACTTCCTAAGTTAGCTTTATTAATCACACACCATGTTTTGGGCACCCCAAAGTGTAAAAAGTGGTATTTGGGGCCCAAAATATGTTGTGTCACTAATAAATCTAACTTTGCCTTATAATGTAGATACATCTGTACCCATCTACCCTCGCTCAGCAATACAGTGCTGCCCAACATCTTACATGTAGTGGGATATTTATCTGACATATCCATGTTTAGGGGGTGGCatataattatacaaatataatatcttACTCAGAATTCTCTGTAAAGAGTGAAGTTTCTAGGTCTAGTAAACCATAGAAATCAAATTATTATTCTGATTGCTCACTATGAGTTACAAGACCTGTGGCAAAGTTTACTCCTTTTAATAAGGTACTGTTTCATAAGGAACAAACTTGATTTGCTGGAGAAACAGTCAGAGCAGTGTTCACAAAGCAATGTTTTAGCTGGCATTGACATTTCTGTCCTAAACAGAGTATTGTGAATTTTCTCATTGCAATTACATTGAATATTAGTACCTGTGGTAAAAACAGGGGGCAAAAACTCTTCTGTATAATATGGATCAATCTGTTGTATTAAGACATATTGTTGGACTAAATAGTTTCAACTTTCCTATGTTAATCTTTTAGGTCGGTTTATTATTCCCTACTCCGATGACATCCACCCAACACAATGCCTGGAAAAGAGACTTTTCTTCAATATCTCAGCAATAGAGAAGGAAGAGAGAGTCACCATGGGGCAGTTGGAATTGAGGTTCAGCCAGAACACCTATTACGGAAGGGTATTTGATCTGCGTCTCTATCGCACATTACAGATCACGCTTAAAGGGATGGGAAGAAGCAAAACAAGTAGAAAGCTGTTGGTGGCCCAAACGTTCCGTCTTCTGCATAAATCCCTCTTTTTTAACCTGACTGAAATTTGCCAAAGCTGGCAAGACCCACTGAAGAACTTGGGTTTGGTCTTGGAGATCTTTCCTAACAAGGAAAGTTCCTGGATGTCGACCGCTAAAGATGAGTGCAAAGACATACAGACCTTTCTCTATACCTCCTTGCTGACTGTGACCCTCAATCCTTTGCGGTGTAAAAAGCCACGTAGAAAAAGAAGCTATAGCAAACTGCCTTTTACTGCCAGCAATATCTGCAAAAAGAGGCACCTTTATGTTGAGTTTAAAGATGTTGGATGGCAAAACTGGGTGATTGCACCGCAAGGTTACATGGCCAACTACTGCTATGGAGAGTGTCCATACCCGCTGACAGAAATACTTAATGGGTCCAACCATGCAATTCTGCAGACCTTGGTCCACTCTATTGAGCCAGAAGACATTCCTCTTCCTTGCTGTGTTCCGACAAAAATGTCTCCCATATCAATGTTATTCTATGACAACAATGACAATGTGGTGCTGAGACATTATGAAAACATGGCAGTAGATGAGTGTGGCTGCAGGTGACCATATGTGCCAGTACATACAAATAATTTGATTCTATTAATTAGTATTCCTGTTAATGTGACCTACTAGTGTATGCTTGTTCCTGTAGTTATTAATATGGGAGAATTTATTTGTAACCCGATCAAGGTTAATAGTTACTGCTTGGATTAAGCAATGGATGTAGCTTACACATAGGCAACAATATTGTGTGCTACAGATCCACATTCACTACCATCAGTGTTCATGGTCTGCTAGGAAAAATATACTGATCTAAAAGCAATATTTCTACTTTATTTCTACACTGTTATGTCATAGATTTTATCATTCTTAACGTATTCACAGTCCTGTACATGCACAGAGTATCTTGAGTGCTAGTAAGGGTGTTGGGACATCATCATATTGATTTGCCTTGACTGTTAGCTGTTAGCTGTTAAGGAGCACATATGCTAAAATTCACTTTGATCTTGTGTGAATGTATATATCACTATAtgatgttgttaataataatatcttagAAGAACATGGTATATAACCTGATGACTTTTCTATTTCACTAAAATTAGATGAGGTGCTTGCACTATTCACTGCACAGAGGCGTAATCCtccaatatgaaaataaaaaaatatataatagtccATATGACTTGAGCATTCTGGCCAGTGATAGATCTAACAGGTCATATGCACTGGTTGGTAGAAAGTTGGTTACACTGTCCTTCATGTACCAATAGGGAGGTAGATGCCATTGACATACAAGTggtatttaaataattatttgtttttaaaaaatatatttttaggctctaaatgcaatgtttttttacgCTGCCGGTCTTGCATTTGTCTGTGGAAAGGCAACATAACTTATGCCTATTGCTTCTATTTGCTTCCCTATAAGATgagtttcctttaaagaaaatggaGTGCATCTGTGGGGTAAAATACCTTAGACAATTTTTCATTGATACTTTTTAAGCTGCTTTTACATACCTAAAAATGCATCTTTGAGTGAAACCATCGTAAACCCCTGATGGACAGAATGgataaaaatcatacaaaatctgaaaactaacagtaataaaaatgttaatgtagTGGTATTTCTGCTATAGCCATAGAACCACAGGTTTTGGTACCAGGGTGTGCCTATATAAAGATACTTGCTTATTGTAAACCATTGcttttaaattgtgaataaaatgtatttggattTGTTTAACTTGGCTAACTTGCATGCAATGTGGGAATTAAAGTGaagtataataaatatctaaataatatCCAGGGGTTTTGTGTTAACTGAGCATTTGAACCATATAACAATTGTGCCATAAAGGCATTTTCTCAGTTACCATCTATGGCCTGCTTAGTGAGAAGGCTTTTAAAACCTACTatagagttttaaaggggttgttaacttttagtatgatgtataatttgttgttatttgtggtttttgagttatttagccttttattcagcaaccctccagtttgcaatttcagctatctggttgttagggtccaaattaccctggcaaccatgcactgatttgaataagacactggaatatgaataggtgaagacctgaatagaaacatgagtaataaaaagtagcaataacaatacatttgtagccttaaggtggccatacacggatagatccgctcgtttggcgatgtcgccaaacgagtggatctccctccgatatgcccaccttgaggtgggcaatatcgggctgatctgatcgtgggccctagggcccaacgatcggatccttcacgttcgcaaacgggcggtcggatcgcgggaccgcatcaacgaacagatgcggccgcgatccgacgggatttttaaccccatccgatcgagatctggccgactttcggccagatctcgatcggggaagcccgtcgggggcccccatacacgggccaataaactgccgactcggtctgtcgacagcttttatcggcccgtgtatggccacctttacagagcatttgtttttagatggggtttaaaaacaaatgcagtgAATCACTCCTTTTAAAAGGCAAGGAACCCTTAAATCACTGGGGTGGGGGTCTGCCAGTAATTTTATTCCATCCATTCTTGTAAGAATGttaattttaatatgcattagcagctagggttgccacctttttgaaaTGGTGGAGACCGGGCAAGATGATTGGGCCGTGACCTtagggggcgggccgtgatgtagATTGTAGTGACGGGGCTATGACACAGCGACTAGCGATTGGCCGATCGATGtttcaatcaagggaatcctgctcggttttccttatttggaaaaccgggcggCAAGTTTTGTctcgggcagcccttcaaaataccgggctgtccgggtagAAACCGGAAGGGGAAGTGAAAGGGAAGGAGCAGATGGTGTGGAGGGAGCAGCCAGAAATAAAGCCAacttctaccctgcagtctggcatctctTTGTGCATTCTTCTAGTTCTGCAACACCCTGTACTGGGTTATCACACTGCTGCATCAGGGGCCCACACACCCCAGCCGAAATCCCCCCACACATATCTTATGTGTTCTGTGGTTGCGATTGTGGTGTGGGGGAGGTGAGGAAGAAGCTCAGGTGGCCATTGGGAGCATATCTAGGctgctggggcccactgggtttattCCAGGTGtctctggcccagtctgaccctgccgagatcagcccctgtgtggcattagctGATTTAATCAAATAAGTTAGCTATTTGACACCttgccagtagatgtcactatatTATTAGTTCATACATCAAAACACCCCTTTCTGGGGATTGTTTACAAAGACTGACATCCCCTCTAGGGAAATAATGGTGTCTTCCAGAGAACTGGAGGAAAAAAAGATGTTCTTTCTCCAGAGAACTGCTACAGGCAGCCATTGAGAAAGAAGCAACCATCAGCCATCATATGGGGTAAGTCCTCCAGGGGAACCCTTTCCTAGTTCTTAGCTAGGATTAGTCAGCTTGTGTTATAGAAGTGGCTCAGCAACCACTTAGTGCCAGTCAGGCAGGTTTGACACCTTTCAAGTTTAGACTTCGGCAGTGGGGCAGACAGTGATGTTGTGGGGAGGGACGGGTGATGGCCATGTGCTGTGATTATATGTGATCTACTTTCTGATTGTAATGGTATGTACAATACAATGTAATGTAGCCAGCTATAGGAAGGCTCACATCTCACTCACAAATAGACTATTAAAGCCTTGTTCTCCCAGTAGCAAAAGTTGCTATATATGATCTTATGAATGCTGTATCCCAGTAGATTTGTGGGTAGCtttctgtatatatactgtagcttcaaaactggtTGTTTTATAATAAACTTGAGACTATACCCTAGCAATACAGCTGGGATAGTGGCAAGTCCCTAGCACCTAATACCACTGTATCTCAGTGTATCTCTTATTCCTGTCTTATTCCCTCCAAAATAATCAGTGATCAGACCACTGATTAATTTTTCTCCACTGTCACAGCTTTTACAGGGAGTTTATACAGACCACTGGCCAGTTATAGATTTCGAAAGCCATGAgtagggtgtttttttcttggaaGAGAACAATAGCGCTCCAGTTTCTAGGAAATCTCCAGCAACCCCAGGTAGATTGACTTCATTATAGGGAAACATGCTAAAAAATTacaatgtatttctttaaaatctGGCATTTTACTCAAACTATGCagaaatacttaaaggagaattcaaacgtTTTCAAAAAAAcgccctacccccaccccacgtaggccccccctccctcttcccccctcaGCATAGttgccccctggggaaatgcccctaactttatacttacgccttggcgcagattcaggcatcagagttccacgcagccatcttccaggtcttcggtaagctgagtgggagacctgcaaagcggcgcatgcacagttggagcaatttgctggtttgcgacaactgtgcatgcgccggaagaagacagaaaagacccggaagatggctgcgtggaactccgatgcctgaatctgtgccgaggggtaagtataaagtatggggcattttccctgggggggaggagggtttatatctttttttaaaacggttgcattctcctttaatgcttttttAGAAAATCACAATGGTCATTGGCCTATTTGTACTTGCCCCTAGAGGGCTTAGAAAATGTGTTATAGCAAATATTTTATGCTCAGAATTCTATTAGCAGATGCactttactacaggtataggatctcttatccggaaacccgatatccagaaaggtccaaattaaggaaaggccatctcccataggggcaaatctccagagacggcttcgctcacatagcaagacttcgccaggtgtagatttgccaggacaacgctaattcactaaaatcagaagttgcgtccagggtgccgaacattggcgaagttgcgctagcgtttctgcggcaagcgaagttgcgatagcgttggctaatttgcatacggcaggaagtgaAAGTACAAAGCACGTATATGTTACATcaaattcattacattacacaagcccagggaacattaataaaatgaaatagagttgttataatgccctgcacatgtgcccaatgtatagtttatgtgctataaggtaggaaatgtatgggggagcctggGTACCCAAAAACAAATTTAAGGACCTTTAcagcctataaccctgaaaaaagtaaaagacggccagcgttttttgggactttgggactaaaaattgaagaagccctatacattccattgcacttcgcctggtctgaggtggctaaggCAAGTGTGGCGGAACAGGTGAATTTGCGAAGAAATGCTCTTTCGAGAGAGCGAAACtgcgcctggcgtaagagtgcgacgTAGTGCCAGAGTTTATGTCCTACGCTAGCAAACTCACGCCAATTTTCGCTaacgtcacttcgccctttagtaaatttgcccccatagtttttattttatacaaataatccaaatttttaaaaatttgctttttttctgtaataataaaacagtagcttgtactcgttccaaactaagatataattaatccttattggaagcagaaccagcctattgggttatttaatgtttacatgattttctagtagactactactaggtacaaagatccaaattacggacaaatccattatccggaaaacccaaggtcccgagcattctggatagcaggtcccatacctgtttcaaCTTAAACTTTCAATTCCATCGTATAATGTGGTTCAAGTTTAAGACAATCCATGATTATATTTATTCCATGTTAGTTTCTAttaagaatgtgtgtgtgtggcagtGGTGCCCCCCACACCTTGAAACAGGGCATCTTTCCCAAGCTCTGAGTGTAATAAGTACAACTGATATGCCTGGTGCTATCAGTGAGGTAAATATGAGATGCTGGGGTTCTGTTGGAGATGAGTGAGATCCTTATTACAGTGTGATGCTGTGATGAAACTGGTgtacacttccttatctccctagttgctgggcagaagccCATGTATGTAATGGCTAATCTACATATTCCAGTTATTCGCCTACAGgtctatgaccacttcctgtctgGTAAGGGGGTGgattctggttgctgacccagctgtaTGTGTTTCAGGGagtctgggtacaacaaggcccagtaaaaccattctgccctagagggaccagcaCCTCCAGTGATCAGGGCGCCCGAGGCTGTGCGGTCCTGTTGCCcggccgtgcggtcctagcgcccgcctgtTTACCCCCCTCCAGTGTGAGTGCGCCTGCACCGCTGAGCTCAGGGGCACCATCTTTGGCGCTTCAGTAGTCCTCGTAAAGAAAGAAGCATGGACATGCTGTGTGAGAAGCCTGCTGCTGTGAGTGAGTCAAGGATGAAGTGCATGTTACAGTGGACAAGATGTGCGCTACTGCTGCTGTGTGTCCAGTGACCGTTCAATGTTTGCTGACAAATTGGGCTGTATGTACTGCAGGGCTGCTTTTTAGTTCCACCCTTcctttgtatgtatatgtgtttCCTTTAGAGCACGGTTCCCCAACTGCCAGGCCGTGGCCCAAAAGCAGGCCGCAGACACTCCCGTACTGGGCTGCCGACCCAGCCCCCGaccccaccaatatggattcatccagcttagtttggatcacaagctactgttttattaatatagagaaaaggcaaatcatttttcaaacgtgacttatttgcttaaaattgagtctttgaGACATGGCCTTCCCTTAagtcagatctttctggatataggGTAACCGCTTAATTTTGCTTAGGTTACTTGCTTAGCTTAATTTTGcttatgcttaattttcatctgattcattaagaattctattgcttcattatacattttacctgcaacttacttgctgctttcaaagtaaaactcccaaacttggctgcccttttattagacaccagtgggatcacctgactatagctgggaagggtgggagctacaacatggagctggtcactgctcctgtataactagaacaaacaagggaaagatgaaaattaagcgtaggactggccagatatgggatgactttgacgtagttggccagcttaaatatactgcaatatatgggtaaacaatccctgttttgtttaaagggtaaggcatttttcagtagcagtatgctcaaaatgtctctgtcttaaatatattgataatgggttgagtgcagaggacctcttgtatttttctatatgtattttgtggtcacaccctcattgcatccccagcctaatttttttaaaaattagtggtgagcacaactttcccttgtttgttcccCCTCACAACAAGCCACTATGGCTTGCTTCACCATACCTGATTATAAAAGCAGGTCGATGGTTGCCCCGTCAGGCCACTTGTCTTTTTCCCCATGGCTCATTGGGTCTGATGCCAAATAGAAGCACATGCAGATGAAGCAAATCTGGTCttggctttaaaaaaagaaacaaacccttaataaaaaatacttacttacatagaccccctccctactcccccccacctcagcctagctgctaccccaggcaaatgcccctaactctttacttacccctccatacagattctgtccagcagagttcacgggcgccatcttcagccgcttcggtaatcttcggaatgagactggcggtTCAGCAATCTTTATGAGTTTCGGCGAATGCACATTTGTTGTGAAACAGAGAATTGCTCCAACTTCACATGCGCCACTCCGCcggtctcattcagaagattaccgaaaagaagaagaagatggctgccgtgaactctgctggacagaatctgcaccgaggggtaagtatagagttaggggcatttgcccggggtagcagctaggctaggggggaggagggaggggatctatgtagggtagggggtaggattttttttgtattaagcgtttgtttctcctttaagtgtgcaTGCTCCTGGTCAATAATTGCCAACCCCACTGCACTACTCTGTTCTATGATTAGGTACAGGAGATTGCAACTGCATTCATGAGTGTGGGTAGTGCAATTCAGGAGAAGGGTCTCTGCAGGAGCCCTATGAAGTATACAACTCCTTAAACCTAAACCTTattgaattttctttttatttacttcCAGGTTCTTCTGATTTGGCACTCTTTGTCCAAGCTCTTCACACAGCATTTGTATATTGTGCTTCCATGGGGTACTGGGAAGTTTATGGTCATAGGGTTGGCTCAGTGCGCATGCATGACTCCGAGGAGGGGCCATGTTGTTGGAATGAGCACGGTAATTTGAGGTCTCTTCAAGTAATTGTGCTTGAGCTTTTTAAGCATCCCCATTTAGCCCCCCATAGCATTAAATTGCAGTTTCTTGACAAACACTCCTAATGGCACAACAATGGTTTTTCAGGCAATAATTTCTTGAAAAGTAAAAGCTCTTGTCAAGCAATTGCAATCATCTCTTTGGTGGGGGTTGGGCAGTTTTGAATGCTTCAATGGGACATATGTTATCAAGAACAAGTATTACCATTGCATTGTACTCGTTTATAATGTGCTAAAATGTCTCTTGCTTTTTGACTACACAAGTGTCTACCAAAATAGACATAattattgaatcttataggtTGCTAACTAATATACAAATAGCTAAATACCTTGCCCAAGATATCTTGGACAATGGACTAAAATGGGCAATGGATGTCTCTAAGTGACATGCAGTTATTTAATCCTCTGTGGTTAAATATTATAGATAATGATAAAAGTTTAGTGGTCCAGAATATAGAATTAAAATGTGAATACAGTATAGATGTGTCATAGAAAAGTCTTTTTCAGAAGCATTCTCTACTCTGAAATTACATCATGATGGACACAGATTTAGATACAATACAGCTAGAGACCACCATTTTCCCATTCAGACATTTAGGTCTTCAAGCACTCAAAGTGCATTCTAGTAATCCATGAAATGTCCCTGCATTACAAAccataaaaattgcaaatttgaaaGCTCAATTGGAAATAATATGCTTTGCCAAATAGAACAAAGACTTGTTAGGAAAGGTTTCCAAAATGAATGTTAGACTGCTGTTAAAAAAGGTTCTTAAGCAGATTCTAGATTACGCAGTCTACCAAGTTTTAATAAGTGTTTAAGAAATGCTCTGATGTATGCATATATACTGCCCATGTCACTCTGACAGTTGTGACAGTTGGTCACATCTCAGTCTTGAGCTGAAAGTGACTGTTGGTCTCAGTGCGTGGTTTGACTCAGACCAGCGTGCTTCTCAGAGAGATTTTTCCAAGTGACTACTTGCGAATTTTTTACCTGATCAAAGCGAATTCCCCAATTATGGGTGAAAAAATGCCTCCAGCTATGGAGAAGAGTACTCCTCCAATAAGGAGTGAGGAAAAAGATCTACTGATTCCAGCTTCAATTGAAgagatggaaaagaagaagaaggttaACATCAGGATGAAGAGAAAGATGGACAACGAAGGCAGCACTGAGGGAAAAAGTAGgagaaaaaggaaggaaaaggtGAAGAGACATCAGTGCAGTGACTACAtcaaggaagaagaagaaaaggaaggAGGAAGAAAAAGACCCCAAAGCAATGAGGGCACCATCAAAACCGAAGGTAAGTGTAAATGGGCATTGGGCTTACAAATGGTATATCTGAAAGCTTGATTAAAAAATATGGTTTGTCAAATAGAACACAGATTTATTATGA
This region includes:
- the gdf1.S gene encoding protein DVR-1 precursor (The RefSeq protein has 6 substitutions compared to this genomic sequence); this encodes MVWLRLWAFLHILAIVTLDPELKRREELFLRSLGFSSKPNPVSPPPVPSILWRIFNQRMGSSIQKKKPDLCFVEEFNVPGSVIRVFPDQGRFIIPYSDDIHPTQCLEKRLFFNISAIEKEERVTMGQLELRFSQNTYYGRVFDLRLYRTLQITLKGMGRSKTSRKLLVAQTFRLLHKSLFFNLTEICQSWQDPLKNLGLVLEIFPKKESSWMSTANDECKDIQTFLYTSLLTVTLNPLRCKKPRRKRSYSKLPFTASNICKKRRLYVEFKDVGWQNWVIAPQGYMANYCYGECPYPLTEILNGSNHAILQTLVHSIEPEDIPLPCCVPTKMSPISMLFYDNNDNVVLRHYENMAVDECGCR